Sequence from the Actinomyces slackii genome:
GCTCGTGGCCAGCGGGATCGGCAAGGCGCTGTCCGGGGTGCTGGTGGAGGCCAATATGCCGATCCTGGTCACCGCCTTCGTCATCTCCCAGGCACTGCGGGCCTCGCAGGGATCGGCCACGGTGGCGATCCTCACCACCGGCGGCCTGCTGACCGACGCCGTGGCCAACGGCGGGTACACGGCCTTCCAGGTGGTGCTCATCCAGATGGCGATCGGCTTCGGGGCGCTGGGGCTGTCGCATGTCTCTGACTCCGGGTTCTGGATCGTCACGAAGTACATGGGGCTCAGCGTCAAGGACGGGCTCAAGACCTGGACAGCCCTGTCCACGATCGCGGGCCTCGTCGGGTTCGCCCTGACCGCCATGCTGTGGATGCTGGCCTGAGGGCCCGCTGCGGCCCGGCCCAGCGGGTCGCGGGAGCGCCGGGCCGCGTGACGTGGAAGACTGTGCGGGTGAGCACTGGTGAGAACCACGGGCTGACCGGCCCCCTCCACGCGCCCGCCCCGGCTGACCGCCTCGACGAGCTCGAGCCCGCCCCCCGCGAGGAGTGCGGCGTCTTCGGGGTGTGGGCACCGGGGGAGGAGGTCTCCCGCCTGACCTACTTCGGCCTCTACGCGCTCCAGCACCGCGGCCAGGAGGCCGCCGGCATCGCCACCTCCAACGGCGAGCAGATCCTGGTCTACAAGGACCTGGGCCTGGTCTCCCAGGTCTTCGACGACGGCGCCCTGTCCTCCCTGGCCGGCCACATGGCCGTGGGGCACGTGCGCTACGCCACCACCGGGGCCACCACCTGGGAGAACTCCCAGCCCATGCTCGGCCCCGCCTCCGGCTCCACCCTGGCCCTGGCCCACAACGGCAACCTCACCAACACCCGCGAGCTCATCGAGGCCGTGCGCGCCACCACCGGAGAGGACCTCACCGGCGAGCTGGGCCGCGGGTCCTCCACCGACACCGCCGTCATCGCCGCCCTCATGAACCTCATCTGCGAGCGCGGCGCCCTGACGGACTGGGACGCCGCCGGTGACCTGCGGGCCAGCGGCATCGCCGACGAGGTCGAGCTCGCCGAGGCCTACGGCGCCCCCGCGCCCCTGAGCGTCCACCAGGCGGCCCGCCGAGTCCTGCCCATGCTGCGCGGCGCCTTCTCCCTGGTGTTCATGGATGAGCGCACCCTCTACGCCGCCCGCGACCCCCATGGCGTGCGGCCCCTGGTGCTGGGGCGCCTGGCCAACGGCTGGGCGGTCGCCTCGGAGACGGCGGCCCTGGACATCGTGGGGGCGGCCTTCGTCCGCGAGATCGAGCCCGGCGAGCTCATCGAGATCGACGACGACGGCGTGCGCTCAACCCGCTTCGCCACCGTGCGGCGGGCGGGCTGCGTCTTCGAGTACGTCTACCTGGCCCGCCCCGACACCCGCATCTCGGGGCGCTCGGTCATCGCCTCGCGCAACGAGATGGGCGCCGCCCTGGCCCGGGAGCACCCCGTGGAGGCGGATATGGTCATCGCCACGCCCGAGTCGGGCACCCCCGCCGCCATCGGCTACGCCCAGGCCTCGGGCATCCCCTACGGGCAGGGCCTGGTCAAGAACGCCTACGTGGGGCGCACCTTCATCCAGCCCACCCAGACCCTGCGCCAGCTGGGAATCCGCCTCAAGCTCAACCCCCTGCGCGAGGTCATCGAGTCCAAGCGCCTGGTGGTGGTCGATGACTCCATCGTGCGCGGCAACACCCAGCGAGCCCTGGTGCGGATGCTGCGAGAGGCCGGGGCCGCCGAGGTCCATGTGCGCATCTCCTCCCCGCCGGTGCTGTGGCCCTGCTTCTACGGCATCGACTTCGCCACCCGCGCCGAGCTCATCGCCACCGGCATGAGCGTGGAGGAGATCTGCCGCTCCATCGGAGCCGACTCCCTGGGATTCCTGTCCGTTCAGGGCATGGTGGAGGCCACCGCCCAGCGCGCCCAGGACCTGTGCATGGCCTGCTTCACCGGCGACTACCCGATCCAGCCGCCCTCCCAGGGCGCCGTCGTCGTCGCCGGCCCGGTGCGCCGCGTGCCCTCGGCCTACCGGCGCCGCGGGACCCCCGCGCCTGCCGGCGCCGTCGACCCCGACTCCATCACCCTGCCCGACCTGAGGGCCGGCAGCCCTCTGGGAACAGCGGGCCCCACCACCTAGGCGCCGGCCCGCCCCTGCCCGCCCCGGGGCGGCCCCGGTCCGCCCCCGCCCCGACCATCAGACCGATCGATTCTCAAGGAGCCCCCGATGCCCCCAGTACCCGATCAGGCCAGTCAGCCCATCACCTACGCCTCGGCCGGGGTGGACACCGCCGCCGGAGACCGCGCCGTCGAGCTCATGAAGGAGGCCGTGGCCGCCACGATGACCCCCGCCGTGGTGGGAGGCGTGGGAGGATTCGCCGGCCTGGTGGACGCCAGCGCCCTGCGCGACTACACCCGCCCCCTGCTGGCCACCTCCACCGACGGCGTGGGCACCAAGGTCGCCATCGCCCAGGCCCTCGACATCCACGACACCATCGGCCAGGACCTGGTGGGCATGGTGGTCGACGACATCGTCGTCGTGGGGGCCCGGCCCCTGCTCATGACCGACTACATCGCCTGCGGCCGCGTGGTCCCCGAGCGCATCGCCGACATCGTGCGGGGTGTGGCCACGGCCTGCGCCGCCATCGGCACCCCCCTGCTGGGCGGGGAGACCGCCGAGCACCCCGGCCTCATGGGGCCCGAGGACTACGACATCGCCGGGGCCGCCACCGGGGTGGTCGAGGCCGATCGCATGCTGGGCGCCCAGCGGGTGCGCCCCGGGGATGTCCTGGTGGCCCTGGGCTCCTCAGGCCTGCACTCCAACGGCTACTCCCTGGTGCGCCGCGTCGTCGAGGCCGCCGGCTGGGAGCTGGAGCGCCACGTGGAGGAGTTCGGGCGGACCCTCGGCGAGGAGCTGCTGGAGCCCACATGCCTGTACACCCGAGTGTGCCTGGCCATGCTGGAGACCCTGTCCTCCCCGGCCGCCCCCGGCCCCCTCCACGCGCTGTCGCACATCACCGGCGGGGGACTGGCCGCCAACCTGGCGCGCGTCCTTCCCGCCGGGCTCGTGGCCGGCGTGGACCGGGCCTCCTGGCAGGTCCCGCCGGTCTTCTCCACGATCCGCGAGCTCGGCCAAGTGCCCTGGGAGGACGCGGAGGCCACCCTCAACCTGGGGGTGGGGATGGTGGCCGTCGTCGACCCCTCGGGGGCCGACGGCGTGCTGCGCATCGCCGAGGGCTCGGGCATCCCCGCCTGGGTGCTGGGGGAGGTGCGCGAGGACGACGGGCGCGCCCGGGGCCGGCTCGTGGCCGGCACCAAGGGAGTCGATGGAGGCGCCGTGGACATCCACGGCGACTACCGCAGCGAGTGAGCCCGGGGCCCGCCCGCCTCACCCCACCAGGGCGCCCAGATGCGCAGAACTCCTCAGAGGGCGCAGCGGTTCCACCGCTCCCTCTGAGGAATTCAGTGCATGAGTGGGCTGAGCGGCCTCAGCGGTTACCTGGCACCTCGTCGGACTCATCCCAGTCATCGTCATCGACGGCGTACTTGGCGGCCAGCTCCTCGTAGTCGTTGTCCTCCCCGGCCTCGGAGGCAGAGGACGCGGAGACGAGCTCGCGCTCGAGAGCCGCGTAATCCGTCTCCGGACTGAAGTACTTGAGCTTACGGGCGACCTTGGTCGCCTTGGCCTTCTGACGGCCGCGCCCCATAGGCTCGACCCCCTCCAACGTGTCACGGCACGCACGTGGCGCGCTCTTCCTGGTCAAATGTGTCGTGGGGCAACCGTACATCGTCGCCGCACAGGAACACCATTCGGGAGTCGCCCAGGTACCGTGGTGCCGCCCACCCCGCAGCTCCCAGGCTCGTGGGCCGCGCGGCCCTAGCGGCGCAGAAGACCCGCCACGACCAGCCCGGTCGCCACCGCTCCCACAGCGATCGCTGCCGCCGCCTCCTTGAGCGACTGGGGGTCGCCGTCCTGGACGCCCCGGACAGTCCTGCCCATCCGCGCCCTGAGCCAGTCGGCGCGCCCGCGAAGATCGGCCAGGCCCTCCTCGGCCTGGCCGCGCAGAGCGCTGAGGCCGGCCTGCGCCTGATCGCGCAGCTCCTCGCCGGCGGCCCGGGCCTGGGCGCGCGGATCCACGCGCCAGGCCAGCTCGTCCACCGAATCGGCCAGGGCCTGGCGCTGGGCGCGCAGGCGCTCCTCAAGCTGCTCGGGAGTGGCGGGGGCGTCCTGGGAGGATCCGCTCATCTGCTCGGAGTCGCTCATGAGATCGTCTCCGAGGAGGCGGTGCCGGCGGTGATGGCCTTGACCAGGGCCACGGCGCCGAGCCCCACCAGGCCCAGGGCCGCGGCGGTGACCGCGCCCAGGGCCACGGGCTCGCCGTCGCGGGCGTCGTCGAGCATGCGGGACAGGCGCGCGGGCGCGGACAGCCCCGGGCCCTGGGAGCCCGCACCGGTGTCCTGCGGGGCGGGGCGGGAGGCGTCGTCGGGCGCGAGGCCTGCCCGGGAGGCCAGGTGCTGGGCCGTGGACCGCGTCTGGGAGCGCATGGCTGTGGCCCGGGCGCGGGCCTGGCCCTTGAGGTCCTCGGCGCGGGCGCGCAGCTCGGTCATGGCGCTGGAGGCCGTCTGCTCGGCCAGGCGCTGGAGAGCGGCGGGGGCCAGTCGCGCCGCCAGGGTGTCGACATCCGAGGCCAGGCGCCGCAGCCGGGCGTCCTGCTCGGCGGCCAGGGCCTCAGGCGTGGGGCCCTTCCGCCTGGCGGGCCTGACGGACTTGCCGGGCTTACTGGGCTTGCCGGGCTTGCCGGTGCCGTTGGCGGCCTGGACGCGGGGGATGGGCTGGGTGGGGGCGTCGGGGGCGGGGACTCTGGGCGTGCTCACTGGGCGTTCCCCCTCTCCAGGCCCGCGACCACCGCGGTCCGGACCGTCTCCACGCTCTGCTTGAGGTTGGGGCGCGGGTCGGGGTTGTCGGCCTTGGCCGCCTTGAGCTTCTGGAGGCCCACATAGGCCAGGACGGCGGCGATGATGAGCAGGATGATGGCCACGATGAGGCAGCCGGCCCACAGCGGCATGACCAGGGCCAGGAGCTGGACGACCATGGTCAGCAGCAGTCCGAAGGCGAACAGGCCCAGCACCGCGGCACCGCCGAGCAGCCCGGCGCCCAGTCCCGAGGAGGTCGCCATGCGCATGGCCTTGGCCTTGGCCAGCGCTATCTCACCACGCACCAGGGCGGAGACGTTCTCCGAGATGCGCGAGACGAGCTCGCCCAGGCTGGGCTGGGGCGAGCGGCCCGGCGCTGGCGGGGGAGGTGGAGCAGGAGGCTGATTCTGGGCCATAGGTGAATAACCTTCGAGGCGGCGGACGGATGCTGCGGGCAGGGCCCACTGGCCCAAGAATCTCACAGGCCGGCCGTGCAGGGAACTGCTGCCCCATGTGCGGGCCTGTGCCCCAGGCGCACGGTCCTCGCCGGCACCGGTCAGACCCGCTCGGCGCGAAGCGCGGCGACCTCCTCGCGCAGGGCTCGCAGCTCGGCCAGGATCTCGCCGGACAGGTCGGCGGGCGGGTCAGCCGGCAGGTCGGCGGGCGGGTCGGCGGGCTCAGCGCCGGAGGCGGCCGCGTCGTCGGCGGCCGTGCCGGATGCCTCGGCTGCGTCTGCTGCGTCGTCGTCGCCCTGGTGGCGGGCATCCATCTGGGACATCGTGTCCACGATGACGGCGACGAACAGGTTGAGCATGGTGAAGGCCGAGATGAGGATGAAGGGCACGAAGAAGGCCCAGGCCCATGGCGAATGCTCCATCACCGGTCGCACGATCCCCATCGACCAGCTCTCCAGGGTCATGACCTGGAAGAGCGTGTAGAGGGATCGGCCCAGGTTGCCGAACCAGTCCGGGAAGGCCGGGCCGAACATGGCGGTGGACATCACCGCGGCCACGTAGAAGATCATGACCATGAGCAGGGCGATGGCGCTGATGCCCGGCAGCGACAGCAGCAGGGCCTCGACCACCCGGCGCAGGCTGGGCATGAACTTGATGACCCGCAGCAGGCGCAGGATTCGCAGTGTTCGCAGCACCGACAGCGGGCCCGCTCCCGGAACCAGGGCCACGGCCACCACCAGGAAGTCGAAGATGTTCCATCCGTCCCGGGCGAAGCGGCGCGGCCCCATGGCCACCAGCTTGATGACGATCTCGGCCACGAAGACCGTCAGCGCGGTGTGGTCGATCACGGTCAGGATCCGCCCGAGCGCGGAGCCGTGGGCCACCGCGGTCTCCAGGCCGATGGTCACGGAGTTGATGAGGATGAGGGCCATCACCACGTTCTGGACGCGCGTGGAGTGGACCCACTCGTCGAGGCGCCGGCGCCAGGGAGTGGGCTGAGGGGTCATGCGAGGGATCTCCGGTGTGAGGCGGGACGGCGCTGAGTGTAGACAACACCCCCTGACTCCGCCAATTTGCGCGAGTTCGTACTTTTCCGGGCCCGGAAAAGTACGAACTCGCGCAAATTGGCGGACTCACGGATTGGCGGACTGAGGGAGCGGGCTACTCCTGGCTCCAGGCCTCCCACAGGGCCGCGTACTCCCCGCCCAGGGCCACCAGCTCATCATGCGTGCCCAGCTCGACGATCCGCCCGTCCATGACCACGGCCACGCGGTCGGCGTCCTGGGCCGTGTAGAGGCGATGCGCCACCTCCACCACGGTCCGCCCCGCCAGGGCGCTGGACAGCGTGCGCTCCAGGGTGCGGGCCGCCCGCGGATCCAGCAGGGAGGTGGCCTCATCGAGGATGAGGGTGTGGGGGTCGAGCAGCACGAGCCGGGCCAGCGCCACCTCCTGGGACTGGGCCGGGCTCAGGGACAGATGCCCCGAGCCCACCAGGGTCTCCATGCCCTCGGGGAGCTCATCGACCCAGGCGTCGGCCCCGATGGCCTCCAGCGCGCCGCGGATCGTGGCATCGTCGGCCCCCGGGCGCCCCAGGCGAACGTTGTCGGCGATGGTGCCGGCGAAGACATGGTGCTCCTGGGTCACCAGGGCCACGTGGCGGCGCAGCTCGGCCTCGGACAGGTCCGTCAGGCGCACCCCGCCCACGGTCACACTCCCCGACGTCGGCGGGTTGATGCCCGCCAGCATCCGCCCCAGGGTCGACTTGCCCGAGCCCGAGGGGCCCACCACCGCCAGGCGCTCCCCGGGGACCAGCGCCAGGTCGATGCCGTGAAGCACCTCGACGCCCTCGCGGTAGGCGAAGCGGACGTCGTCCAGCTCCATGGCGGTGCCCTGTGGCACCTCCCCGGTGGGGGCGCGGTCCGGCGGGACCTCCTCAACCCCCAGGATGCGCGAGAGCGAGGCCTGGGAGATCTGGACCTGGTCGATCCAGAACATCAGCTGCCCCACCGGCTTGCGCAGCTCCATGGCGTAGAGGCAGACCGTGGTGATCGCCCCCAGGGTGGCCTGCCCGTGGGCCGCCAGGAAGCCGCCCCACAGGAGGATGACCACCACCGGCGCGCGCCAGGCCACATCCAGCACCAGGAAGAGCCAAACCCGAAGCCGCGCGGTATAGGTCTCCAGGGACCAGGCCTCGGCCACGCAGGCCGCGATCGCCGCCTCCCTGCGGTTGCCGATCCCCAGGGCGTCCACGGTCTGGGCGTGCTCCACGGTCTCGGAGACCGCGCCGTTGAGCCGCGCATAGGTGGCCGAGGTCGCCCGGTAGGCCGGCACCGAGATCGGCAGGTACCAGCGCATCATCGCCCACACGGGAGGGGCGATCACCAGCAGCCCCAGGGCCAGCCTCGGGTCGGCGACGGCGGCCGCCACCACGGTGAAGACGATGGTGACCAGGCACACCATGATCTGGGGGATCCCCACGCGCACCAGGAACTCGATGCGGGAGATGTCATTGGTGGTGCGCCCCACCAGGTCACCGGTCCCCGCGGACTCCACCGCCGAGAGCGGCAGGTGCACCACCCGCCCCATCATGCGCTCGCGCAGATCGGCGAAGACCGCCTCCCCCAGGGTGCGGGCATGCATATGCGCGTAGCGGTTGATGATCGCGCCGATGATCGTCACCACGATGATGATCGCCACGATCCGATCCACGTAGCCCGCGCTGGCCAGGCCCTGGGAGGCGCGGCCCACCAGCTGGCCCAGCAGCTGGGGCGCCACCAGGGTGGCCAGGATCGACAGGATCTGCAGGGCCAGGACCAGGGCGAATCTCCTGCGGTAGGAGGCCATGATCCCGAAGGTCTTGCGCATCGCGACCTGTCCGGGGGCCAGGGGCAGAGCCATCAGGACTCCACCTCCTCTCCGGTGGCGCGGGCCACGATGTCCC
This genomic interval carries:
- the purF gene encoding amidophosphoribosyltransferase; amino-acid sequence: MSTGENHGLTGPLHAPAPADRLDELEPAPREECGVFGVWAPGEEVSRLTYFGLYALQHRGQEAAGIATSNGEQILVYKDLGLVSQVFDDGALSSLAGHMAVGHVRYATTGATTWENSQPMLGPASGSTLALAHNGNLTNTRELIEAVRATTGEDLTGELGRGSSTDTAVIAALMNLICERGALTDWDAAGDLRASGIADEVELAEAYGAPAPLSVHQAARRVLPMLRGAFSLVFMDERTLYAARDPHGVRPLVLGRLANGWAVASETAALDIVGAAFVREIEPGELIEIDDDGVRSTRFATVRRAGCVFEYVYLARPDTRISGRSVIASRNEMGAALAREHPVEADMVIATPESGTPAAIGYAQASGIPYGQGLVKNAYVGRTFIQPTQTLRQLGIRLKLNPLREVIESKRLVVVDDSIVRGNTQRALVRMLREAGAAEVHVRISSPPVLWPCFYGIDFATRAELIATGMSVEEICRSIGADSLGFLSVQGMVEATAQRAQDLCMACFTGDYPIQPPSQGAVVVAGPVRRVPSAYRRRGTPAPAGAVDPDSITLPDLRAGSPLGTAGPTT
- the purM gene encoding phosphoribosylformylglycinamidine cyclo-ligase — protein: MPPVPDQASQPITYASAGVDTAAGDRAVELMKEAVAATMTPAVVGGVGGFAGLVDASALRDYTRPLLATSTDGVGTKVAIAQALDIHDTIGQDLVGMVVDDIVVVGARPLLMTDYIACGRVVPERIADIVRGVATACAAIGTPLLGGETAEHPGLMGPEDYDIAGAATGVVEADRMLGAQRVRPGDVLVALGSSGLHSNGYSLVRRVVEAAGWELERHVEEFGRTLGEELLEPTCLYTRVCLAMLETLSSPAAPGPLHALSHITGGGLAANLARVLPAGLVAGVDRASWQVPPVFSTIRELGQVPWEDAEATLNLGVGMVAVVDPSGADGVLRIAEGSGIPAWVLGEVREDDGRARGRLVAGTKGVDGGAVDIHGDYRSE
- a CDS encoding DUF3073 domain-containing protein; translation: MGRGRQKAKATKVARKLKYFSPETDYAALERELVSASSASEAGEDNDYEELAAKYAVDDDDWDESDEVPGNR
- a CDS encoding DUF3618 domain-containing protein; the encoded protein is MSDSEQMSGSSQDAPATPEQLEERLRAQRQALADSVDELAWRVDPRAQARAAGEELRDQAQAGLSALRGQAEEGLADLRGRADWLRARMGRTVRGVQDGDPQSLKEAAAAIAVGAVATGLVVAGLLRR
- a CDS encoding phage holin family protein; this translates as MAQNQPPAPPPPPAPGRSPQPSLGELVSRISENVSALVRGEIALAKAKAMRMATSSGLGAGLLGGAAVLGLFAFGLLLTMVVQLLALVMPLWAGCLIVAIILLIIAAVLAYVGLQKLKAAKADNPDPRPNLKQSVETVRTAVVAGLERGNAQ
- a CDS encoding ion transporter, translating into MTPQPTPWRRRLDEWVHSTRVQNVVMALILINSVTIGLETAVAHGSALGRILTVIDHTALTVFVAEIVIKLVAMGPRRFARDGWNIFDFLVVAVALVPGAGPLSVLRTLRILRLLRVIKFMPSLRRVVEALLLSLPGISAIALLMVMIFYVAAVMSTAMFGPAFPDWFGNLGRSLYTLFQVMTLESWSMGIVRPVMEHSPWAWAFFVPFILISAFTMLNLFVAVIVDTMSQMDARHQGDDDAADAAEASGTAADDAAASGAEPADPPADLPADPPADLSGEILAELRALREEVAALRAERV
- a CDS encoding ABC transporter ATP-binding protein; this translates as MALPLAPGQVAMRKTFGIMASYRRRFALVLALQILSILATLVAPQLLGQLVGRASQGLASAGYVDRIVAIIIVVTIIGAIINRYAHMHARTLGEAVFADLRERMMGRVVHLPLSAVESAGTGDLVGRTTNDISRIEFLVRVGIPQIMVCLVTIVFTVVAAAVADPRLALGLLVIAPPVWAMMRWYLPISVPAYRATSATYARLNGAVSETVEHAQTVDALGIGNRREAAIAACVAEAWSLETYTARLRVWLFLVLDVAWRAPVVVILLWGGFLAAHGQATLGAITTVCLYAMELRKPVGQLMFWIDQVQISQASLSRILGVEEVPPDRAPTGEVPQGTAMELDDVRFAYREGVEVLHGIDLALVPGERLAVVGPSGSGKSTLGRMLAGINPPTSGSVTVGGVRLTDLSEAELRRHVALVTQEHHVFAGTIADNVRLGRPGADDATIRGALEAIGADAWVDELPEGMETLVGSGHLSLSPAQSQEVALARLVLLDPHTLILDEATSLLDPRAARTLERTLSSALAGRTVVEVAHRLYTAQDADRVAVVMDGRIVELGTHDELVALGGEYAALWEAWSQE